Within the Agromyces ramosus genome, the region CGCGGTGAAGTCGGCGTCCCCGTCGGATGCGGCCAGCTTCACGGTCGGCAGGCTGATCACCTACACGTTCGTCGCCACCAACAGCGGGAACGTCACCCTGACCGACCCGACCATCAGGGAAGGCACCTTCACCGGCTCCGGCACGCTGTCACCGATCGCGTGCCCGCCGACCCCGTCGCTGGCCCCGGGCGGGCAGCTCACCTGCACCGCCACCTACACGATCACCCAAGCCGACGTCGACCAGGGCGAGATCGTCAACGACGTGACCGCAACCGGCACACCGCCCGCCGGACCCGACGTGGTATCGCCACTGGCGACCGTCACCATCCCCGGAGACCAGTCACCGGCGATCACGCTCGTGAAGTCCGCCGCTCCGACGCAGGTCACCGCAGCCGGTCAGACCGTCGCCTATTCGTTCGTGGTGACCAACACCGGCAACGTGACCGTGCATGCCGCGTCGGTGACGGAGACCGCCTTCAGCGGGGCCCGTGCGGCACCGGTGATCTCGTGCCCGCTCGCCGCGGCATCCCTCGTGCCCGGCGCATTCGTGACCTGCACCGCGCCCTACACCGTCGCGCAGGCGGATGTCGATGCCGGCCAGATCACCAACACCGCGACCGCGACGGCGAGTGCGCCGGATGGCTCACCGGTGAACGCGGCTCCCGCCGACGCGATCGTGACGGCCGCGGCAGCACCGGCGATCGCGCTGGTGAAGACCGCCGCTCCGACGCAGGTCACCGCAGCCGGTCAGACGGTCACCTACTCGTTCCTCGTGACCAACGCCGGCAACGTCACCCTGCACGCCGCATCGGTGACCGAGACGGCCTTCAGCGGGACCGGTCCCGCACCGGTGATCTCGTGCCCGTCCGCCGCGGCATCGCTCGCGCCCACCGCGTCCGTGATCTGCACCGCGCCGTACACCGTCACGCAGGCGGATGTCGATGCCGGCCAGATCACCAACACCGCGACCACGACCGCCAGTGCGCCGGATGATTCAACCGTGAGCTCGGCCCCGGCCGACGCCGTCGTGACGGCACCGGCCGCAGCGGCGATCGGCGTGGTGAAGTCTGCGTCCCCGTCGGATGCGGCCAGCTTCACGGTCGGCAGGCTGATCACCTACACGTTCGTCGCCACCAACACCGGGAACGTCACCCTGACCGACCCGACCATCAGGGAAGGCACCTTCACCGGCTCCGGCACGCTGTCACCGATCGCGTGCCCGCCGACCCCGTCGCTGGCCCCGGGCGGGCAGCTCACCTGCACCGCCACCTACACGATCACCCAAGCCGACGTCGACCAGGGCGAGATCGTCAACGACGTGACCGCAACCGGCACACCGCCCGCCGGACCCGACGTGGTATCGCCACTGGCGACCGTCACCATCGCGGGAGACCCGCCACCGGTGGACACCCCGTCGCCGTCGCCGTCGCCCTCGCCCTCGGCCGCCGCGATGGCGACGACCGGACTGACCATCCACACACAGCTTCTGCTCTTCGTGACGCTCACCGGTCTCGGGATCATCGCCATCGTGGTCAGCCGGCGTCGGCGGTCGACGAGCCAGAGGCGACCTGATCGGGCCGAGCCGGAGCAGTCGAAGCGGTACTCCTAGTCGCCGAGGTTGCGGCGACTCGCCATGGCGCGGTCGGCCTCGCGCTTGTCTTGACGCTCGCGCAGGGCCTGGCGCTTGTCGTACTCGCGCTTGCCCTTCGCGACCGCGATCTCGACCTTCGCCCGGCCGTCGGTGAAGTAGATGCGCAGCGGAACGAGGGTGTAGCCGCCCTCTTTCGTCTTGTGGCTGATCTTCACGATCTCCTGCTTGTGCAGCAGGAGCTTGCGCTTGCGACGGGGCGAGTGGTTGTTCCAGGTGCCCTCGGTGTACTCGGGGATGTGCACGGCGTCGAGCCACATCTCGCCGCCGTCGATGAACGCGTAGCCGTCGACGAGCGACGCACGACCCTCGCGCAGCGACTTCACCTCGGTGCCCGTGAGCACCATGCCGGCCTCATAGGTGTCTTCGACGGTGTAGTCGTGGCGTGCCTTGCGGTTGGTCGCCACGACCTTCTGACCGCGTTCCCTGGGCACGACGAGCTCCTCGTTTCGATTGGATGCTGCGACAGTGGCCGCGGCAGCCGTTCAGTCTAACGGATGCCGCGGCATCCGCTCGCCGTACTCCGACGTCGAGGAGTGCTCAGACCTTGAGGTACCGGGTGATCGCGATGCCCGCCGACACTGCCGCGAGCAGCACGCCGACGAGGATGAGCAACGGCACCACGAGCAGCGCGTCGGTGAGGTCGACGAAGGTGAACGAGAGACTCTCGGAGAGATAGCCCTGCACGAAGAAGTACACGATCGCAACCACCGCCCCGCCGGCGAGCAGCGAGCCGATGAGCCCCGCGAAGACGCCCTCGAGCACGAACGGCGTCTGGATGAACCGGTTGGATGCCCCGACGAGTCGCATGATGCCGAGCTCTCGCCGTCGCGAGAACGCCGACAACCGAATGGTGGTCGCGATGAGCAGCGCCGCCGCGACGAGCATGATCGACGCGATCGCGATCGCCGTGTAACTCGCCGCGTTGAGCACGTCGAAGATCTGGTCGAGGTATCTTCGTTGATCGACCACCTGCTCGACGCCCACCATGCCCGCGAGGCTCTCGACGAGCACCGCCGATTGCGACGGGTCGACGAGGTTCACCCAGAACGTCTCGTTCAGCACCTCGGGCGTGACGTAGTCGGCGGCAGGCGTGCCCTCGAACTGCTCCTGGAAGTTCTCGTAGGCCTGCTCGTGGTCTTCGAAGTAGAACTCGTCGATGAACGGCGAGAGCGTGTCAGAGCTGAGCTGCTCCTCGATCGCGGCCTTCTGCTCCTCGGTCGCCTCGCCGTCGGTGCACCCCGCGGTCGTCGAGACGGCCGTGCAGAGGTACACCGCGACCTGCGCCCGGTCGTACCAGTAGTTCTTCATCTGCGCGATCTGCAGCTGCAGCAGGGCCGCCGTGCCCACGAAGGTGAGCGAGATGAACGTGACGAGCACGACGGAGACGACCATCGAGGCGTTGCGCCGGAGGCCGTTCGCCGCCTCGGAGAGTACGAGACCGAGCCTCATTTCGTCGGCCCCACTTCTTGATCGTCGTCGCCTTCCCGGGGGCCTCCCGGGGCCCTGAGTCCCAGCCGTTCGGCGAGGGTCAGATGCGGGGATGCCGCGGTGGCGGTCTTCTTCGTGCCGGTCCTGCCTGCGCCCTCGGCGTCGGCGTCGTCGCCGTCGGCGCGCGTGATGGGCACCGACGCGGTCGCGGCAGCCGTGATCGCGGCCGCGGCATCCGTCACCTCGTCGCGCTCCTCGGGCTCGACGTAGAGCGGCGGCGCCTCGCGCATGACCTCGGCGTTGACCTTCGGAGCGGCCGACGTCATCGGCTCGGCAGCCACGATCGGCTCGGCGGTCTCGTCGTCGCCGGGTTCGCGGAGCGCGGCGCCGTAGCCGGCGCTGCGCTCGTCGCGCACGATGTCGCCGGCCGAGAGCTCGATGACACGGCGCTGCATCTCGTCGACGATGCCGGCCTCGTGCGTGGCCATGACGACCGTGGTGCCACCGGCGTTGATGCGTTCGAGGAGCGTCATGATGCCGGCGCTCGTCACCGGGTCGAGGTTGCCCGTGGGCTCGTCGGCCAGGAGGATCTGCGGCTTGTTCACGATGGCGCGCGCGATGGCGACACGCTGCTGCTCGCCACCGGAGAGCTCATGGGGCATCCGCTTGCCCTTGCCGTCGAGGCCGACGAGCTTCAGCGTCTCGGGCACCGCCGACTGGATGAAACCGCGCGACTTGCCGATGACGCGGAGCGTGAACGCGACGTTCTCGTAGACGTTCTTGTTCGGCAGCAGCCGGAAGTCCTGGAACACGACACCGAGGTGGCGGCGGAAGTACGGCACCTTGCGACTCGAGATCGAGCCGAGGTCTTGGCCGAGCACGTGGATCTTGCCCTTCGACGGCTTCTCCTCCTTGAGGATCAGCCGGAGGAAGCTCGACTTGCCGGACCCGGAGGCGCCGACGAGGAAGACGAACTCGCCGCGGAGGATCTCCACCCCAATGTCGTTCAGGGCGGGCCTGGACTGGCCGGGATAGGTCTTGGTGACGGAGTCGAAGCGGATCATCGCCATCGAGCCTAAGCAGCGACGCGGTGAATCGGTGCAACGACGCGCACGTTCACCGCCTGTCTACTCGACCTTCTGCTTGCGCCACTTGATGCCCGCGGCGATGAAGCCGTCGAGGTCACCGTCGAAGACGTGGCTCGGGTTGCCGACCTCGTAGTCGGTGCGAAGGTCTTTCACCATCTGGTACGGCGCGAGCACGTAGGAGCGCATCTGGTCGCCCCAGCTGGCGGTGATGTTGCCGGCGAACTCCTTCTTCTGCGCGGCCTCCTGCTCCTTCTGCAGCAGCAGCAGGCGCGACTGCAGCACGCGCATGGCCGCGGCGCGGTTCTGGATCTGGGACTTCTCGTTCTGCATCGAGACGACCGTGCCCGTGGGGATGTGGGTGAGGCGCACCGCCGAGTCGGTCGTGTTGACCGACTGTCCGCCGGGTCCTGATGAGCGGAACACGTCGACGCGGATGTCGTTCTCGGGGATCTCGATCGCCTCGGTCTCCTCCATGAGCGGGATGACCTCGACCGCGGCGAAGCTCGTCTGGCGCTTGCCGGCCTGGCCGAACGGGCTCATGCGCACGAGACGGTGCGTGCCGGCCTCGACGCTCAGCGTGCCGAACGCGTAGGGCGCGTCGATCTCGAACGTCGCGGACTTGATGCCCGCCTCTTCGGCGTAGCTCGTGTCCATGACGGTGGCGGAGTAGCCGTGCTTCTCGGCCCAGCGCAGGTACATGCGCATGAGCATCTCGGCGAAGTCGGCGGCGTCGACGCCACCGGCGCCGGCACGGATGGTGATGACCGCGGGACGGTCGTCCCACTCGCCGTCGAGCAGGGTCTGCACCTCGAGCTCGCCGATGGCCTTCTGCAGCTGGACGAGCTCGTCGCGCGCCTCGGTGGCACTCTCCTCATCGCCCATCTCGTTGGCGAGCTCGATGAGCACCTCGAGATCGTCGAGGCGCGAGTCGATGCTCTTCACCCGCGCGAGCTCGGACTGGCGGTGGCTGAGCGCACTCGTCACCTTCTGCGCGTTCGCGGTGTCGTCCCAGAGGTCGGGCGCACCCGCGAGCTCGGACAGCCGCTCGATCTCCGACTGGAGGCCGTCGACGTCGACGACGGAACGGATGTCGCGGAAAGTGGAGCGCAGCGCGGCGATCTCCTGCGTGAGGTCAAGATCCAACATGGCTTCCCCAGCCTACGCGACCCGGGCGGCGTACACTTCGGGTCAACGGGCTTCACGACGTGCGTCCTGTGCGTCGACCCGCGCGAGGAGACGAGCATGGCCGTCAACACGTATCTCACCTTCTTCGATGACGCCGACGGCGAGTCGGGTGCCGTCGGCCACGAACAGTGGATCGAGCTCCGCTCGTGGAACTGGGCGGTGACGTCGACGGTGGCCGCGCATGCGGGTCCCGGCGGCGGCACGGGCGCCGGCCTCGGCAGCGGCGCGGGAGTCGCAACCCCCACGGCATTGCGCTGGGAGCACGCATTCGATGCCTCGTCGACCCGCCTGCTCGGCTTCGTCGCTTCGGGTCGCCGGCTGGCGAAGGCGGAGCTGCACGTCACCCGCGGCGGCGGCCACAGCGGCCGTGATGCGTGGCTCGCCGTGACGATGCGCGATCTCGTCATCACGTCGGTCGCGACGTCGGGTGCGAGCGACGGCTCGGTCGCGCAGGAGGTCGCCATGGACTTCCGCTCGATGAGCGTCGAGTACCGCCGGCAACTGCACACCGGGTCGCTCGCGACGCCCGCGACGTTCGAGTGGGACATCGCCACGGGGGTCTCGAGCACGTCGCCGTGACGCGCTGAAGGGGCATCCGCTCGCCGTCTCGGGCGGTTGCAGCCCGGTTCGGCGTCGGGTGTACGGTCGAGGTGATGACCGACACGACGCCTCCGTTCTCGTGGCGCTCGATCATCCTCCCGGCCTACCTGCCGACGCTGCTCTTCTCGCTCGGCGAGGGCGCGATGATCCCGGTCATCCCCGTCGTCGCGACCGATCGCGGCGCCTCGCTCGCACTCGCGGGCCTCATCGCCGCGATGCTCATGGTCGGCGAGCTCGCCGGCGACCTGCCGGCCGGGTGGCTCGTCGCGCGCATCGGCGAGCGCAACGCCATGATCGCCGCCTCGATGCTCGCGGTGGTGGGCGTGCTCATCGCGCTCGTCTCCCCCACGACGGCGGCACTCGGCATCGGCGTGTTCCTGCTCGGCCTCGCGACCGCGGTGTTCGGCCTCGCGCGGCACGCGTTCCTCACGAGCTACGTGCCCGAGCAGGTGCGGGCGCGGGCGCTGTCGACGCTCGCCGGCGTGTTCCGGGGCGGCTGGGCGATCGGCCCGTTCATCGCGGCCGGCCTCATCGCGTACACGGGCTCGGCCGAGCTCGTGTTCTGGGTGCTCGTCGCGGCCTGCTTCGCGGTCGTGGCGGTGCTGCTCGTGCTGCCCGACCCCGAGCGCGTCTTCGGTGCCGCACGGCTCGCGCGTGAGGCATCCGCGTCGGGTGAGGCACGCACGGCCGGCGAGGCGGAAGCGGATGCCGCGTCCCACGGTGTCTTCCGCGCGATCGTGACGCACCGGGCGGTGCTGGCGCGCATCGGCTCGGGGGTCGGCGTGCTCGCCGCGATGCGCGCGAGCCGCACGATCATCCTGCCGCTCTGGGCCGTCTCGATCGGCATGCCCGCCGAGCAGGCCGCGCTCGTCATCGGCATTTCGGCCTCGGTCGACTTCGCCCTCTTCTACGTGAGCGGCCAGGTGATGGACCGCTTCGGCCGGCTCTGGAGCGCCATCCCCGGCCTCGTGGGGCTCGCCGCCGGTCACTTCGTGCTCGCGTTCACCCACGACGTTCCGGCGAACGTCTCGTGGTTCACGGTCGCGGCGCTCGTGCTCGGTGTCGCGAACGGACTCTCGAGCGGAGTCATCCTCACGCTCGGCGCCGACCTCGCGCCGAAGGCGAACCCGGCACCGTTCCTCGGCGGCTACCGCACCATCGGCGATGCCGGTCAGGCGGCCGCGCCGCTCGCGCTCGCGGCGATCACGAGCATCGCGACGCTCGCCGTGGCGAGCGCGACGATGGGCGTGGTCGGCCTCGTGGGCGCGGCGATCCTGTGGCGGTACATCCCGCGGTATGTGCCGCGTCGCCCGCGCGGTCCTCGGCTGCCGCCGTCGTCGCCCTAACGGCGCCGTTCCGCGCCCCGCACCTCGTCGACGATCTCAGCGATGGAGTCGATCACCAGCCGCGGGTTGCCCACTTGGATGTAGTGGTCGCTCCCGGTGTCGGTGATGTGCACGGCACGCTGGAACTTCCCGGGCAGAGCCTTCTGCGCTGCCATCTGCGCAGCCCACAAGGCGTCGGCGAACACTCGGTCGACGCCGGCGGGCAACTGGCCGGAGGCCAGCAGCTCCGGCGTCAACTGGGGGATGTCGGCGGTGAGCACGGTGACCGGAACGTCGGGCACGTGCGGCGACTCGCGCAGTTCAGTCACGACGGTGTCCAGGTCGAAGAACTCGGCGTCGGGCTGCGGCGGCGGTGCGTTGAGGTCTTCGAAGATGGCCTGCTGCTCACCTGTCAGGCCGGCTTGGAGGTCCTCCGACAGCGCGTCGACGAGCACGAGCCCGCTCGCCTGGGTCGGGTGGTCGCCCGCGAAGACTCGGATGATCGGGCCGCCGTAGGAGTGTCCGACGAGCACGAACGGGCCCGTCTCCCCCGACGCCGTCAGCAGCTTCTCGAGGTCTCCCGCCGAGGTCTGCGCGCTGGTGGGCTGTGCCACGGCAGTGGACCGGCTGCCGCCGGTGCCGGGCCGGTCGTACGCGCACACTCTCGTGAACTCGGCGACGTCGTCGTAGACCGTTGGCTGTGCATTCGCCGGGTCGGCCCTCGTGCTCCAGATTTCGGCGGTGTCGCCGAGGCCGGAGACGAGAACCACCGTCGGCGAACCGGTGCCATGGCACTCCAGGTAGATTTCGCGGTCATCGCCGACGGTGACGAGACCATTCCGATCCGCTGTCGACTCGGTTGGCGAGGAAGCGGTCTCTCGGGGCCGGTCACCTGAGGAGCATGCGGTGAGCAGCACGACGACGGAAGCGAGCAGAGGGAGCCGATGTCGGAGCAGCGCGCTGCAAGTCATCCGGCGCGCGCGGGTCGGCGCTCGCCCCTGCCGCTCGAGCGCGTCCTGATCTGATGCGAGCTGCAGCATCCCACGTCCCCCGTCGTCAGCCGGGCAACACGTCGCGGTGTCGGCGTCGGCCTGTCGAGTGTGGCACGTTCGGTGGTCGACGCCCGGTGAACTCGGTCACTTCGGCCCGGACCCGTTGCGGGCGCCTGCCTCCCCCGGGTCTCGGAAGATCGCCACGACTCCTCAGAAGATCGACATGAAGAGCGGCGCGGCCAGGAAGACCGCCTGGGTGACGATCACGAAGCCGGCGATGATGACGGCGGGAATCCACAGCCGACCGCCGACCCGGCCGGGTTCACGTTCGAGCTCGCGTCGGGCGAGCACGGCGAACACGACGCTGACGGCGGCGATCACCATGGGGAGGATGTCGAGGACGAAGAGCGCCCCGACGGCGAGGACGAGCGCCAGGATCGCCTTCCATGACACGCGCGAGGCGGAGGCGGAATCGCCGCCGCTGGGTTCACCTGGTGGGCGCGAAGCGCTCATCAGCGGCCGTTGACCTTCTCGATGGCCATGACGAGGATGACCCGGTCGGCCTTGTCGGCCGGGCGCGGGGGTGTCGGCGTCGCCGTAGCGCTGCCCGAGGTGCACGTAGAAGTCGCCTTCGGGGTCGGCGATGACCTCGGCGAGGCGGCCGCGCACCTCGACGTACTTCATGGGGTTCTCGGGGTCGATGACCTCGAGGGTCATGTGCGGGTTCTTCTGCAGGTTGCGGAACTTGGCCCGCTTGGTCGTGTGCGTGAAGCGGATGACCCCGGCTTCGCCGTCGAACTCGAACCACATCGGGTTGACCTGCACGCTGCCGTTGGGTCGCACGGTGCCGAGGTGGCCGAATGCGGGTGCGGTGAGGATGCGGGCGAAGTGGTCGGTGAGTTCGATCGTCATCCCATCAGTCAACCGCATCGCCGCCTAGTGAAAGACCGACCGGGCCGTCGCGGTCACCTCGATCGGCACCGAGATCGGCAGCAGCTCGGTGTGCATCGGCGCGTACCAGACAGAGCTCACGGTGACCGTCGCGCTCTGGCCGTCGTCGGATGCCGCACGCACGAGCCGCACGTCGGCGAGCCCGTGCTCGGCGTCGCCGAGGTACTCGACCGCCGCTTGCCGCACGGCGCCGCTCTCGAGCTCGAGTGAGAGCCGGTTGCCGTCGACCTCGACCGTTTCGAGGCTCCATGCCTCGGCCGCGGCGAGCGCAGCACCGTCGGCCAGCGTGAACAGGCGCTTGCGCTCGAGGTAGAGCGACGTGGCCGCGACCACGACGAACACAAGCGAGAGCCCGAGGAAGCAGAAGAAGATCGTGAGCAGGAGGGTGGAGCCGTCATCGTCGTGTCGCCGCTCGAGTGCTGGGCGGAGGCGACGCATCACGAGCCGCTCCCGGCGAATCGCGACACGGTCTGCGTGGCCGTCGCGGTGATCGGCACGCTTCCGAACCGGTCGAGCGTGAGGAAGTCGGGCACGAGGGGCAAGGTGAGACTGGCCGTCACCGTGACGTGCACCCGTGTTCCGGGCTCGGCGCAGTCTGGGGCGCAGCCGACGGTGACGGATGCGTCGGAGGCTTCGACCCCGTAGTCGGCGAGCGCGACCCGCACGACGCGATCGACAGCGGCATCCGCCGACGCCTGGTCGCCCGCGACCACCGCAACCCGTGCAGCATGACGCGCCGCGCCCTCGACGGCGAGGGCACCCCCTTGGATCTCCGCAACGGCGAGCACGAGGTACACGAGGGGCACCAGCAGGATGATGCCGACCGTCAGGAACTCGAGGGATGCCGAGCCGCGCTCATTCGAGATGCTCGACCGCCGCATGGCCGGTCACCTCCAATGCGCGCTCGAAGCCCAGGAGTCCGACGACCGGGAGCGTCGCCCGCACCGTTATGGCCACCACGGGAACACCGGCGACCGTCGAACGGCTCGCGGTGACGTCTTCGGCGTACTCTGCTGAGATCGCCATGCCGATGAGGTCCCGGGTGCGCGCGACGCCGTCGCCGTCGCTCGAACCCGCGAGCGATGCGTAGCGTGCGCCCTCAGCGGCCGCGTCGAGCACCGTGTTGCGCACGTGCAGTGCGAGCGCGAGTTGCACGACCGCGAGCGTCACCACGGTGAGGAGCACGCCCACGAGGGTGAACTCGGCGACGGCCGACCCTCGATCATCGCGGAGGAGCGCCGCAAGGGGTGGACGAGTCGCTCGCCTCAGAACCCCAGTACGCGGCTGATGGCCTGGTCGAAGACGCCCGACAGCGCCGGACCGGCAAGGCCCCAGATCACGATGACGAGACCCGCCGTCATGAGCGTGATGAGCACCCAGCCGGGCACATCGCCACGTTCGTCGCGGAGACACTCGCTGATCGAAGTTCGCATGGACATTCCTTTCGTCGGCGGGTGGATCCGCACGTTCAGGGCTGGGCACAGATCGGGTCATCGCTGGGGGCCGGGCCATCAGAAGCCCGCCCGCAGCACGAGATACCCGGGGAACAGTGCGAACGCGATGGTCACGGGCAGGATCAGGAAGACCAGCGGCACGAGCATCGCGATCTCTTTTCGACCGGCGAGCTCGATGATGGTGCGCTTCGCCTCTTCGCGCGCATCACCGGCCTGCGATCGGAGGACGCCCGCGAGCGGGGCGCCGCGCTCGAGCGCACCGAGCACCTGGTCGAGTGCCCGCGAAAGAGCCGGATGGTCGAGCCCGTCTCGAAGTTCGGCGAGCGCCTGGCTGAGCGGGAGACCGGCGCCGACCGAGGCCACGATGCCTGCGAACTCACCCGGCAGCTCGCCGGATCCGGCGCGGCCGATGCGGCGGATCGCATCGAGCATGCTCTCGCCGGCGGTGAGGCTCAGCGTGAGGAACTCGAGCACGGTGGGCAACTCGGCTGAGATGCGGGCGAGACGACGACGCGCGCGACGCTGCAGCATCCAGTCTCGGGCCACCGCCCCGAGCGCAGCTGCGATGAGCGGCATGGCGAGTCGCACGATCGTCGGCAATGAGCTGAAGGCCGGCGAGAGCGCGGCCAGCGCAGCGGAGAGCGCGAACGCGCCCGCGGCCCACGCCAGCTGTTCGCCACGGAACCGCTCGACGCTGGCAGCGGATGCAGACTGGCGCAGTCGCCGCGCGATGATCTCGTTGCCGCCGAGCCACTCGGAGAGCAGGGTGCGGAGCACCCGTGCGAGCGGCAGCACGATGAGGCCGAGCACGGGGGTGGGATCGGCCGGGCGCCGTGCGAGCAGCGCACGGGCCTCGGGCGAGATGTCAGAGACGTATGGCGCGACCCGCTCGAGGAGCCTCGCGCGCCCGACCCTGGGCACGGCCGAGACCACGAGCCACAGTCCGAGACCGAGCAGTGCCCCGAGCAGCACGCCGATGGACGCCATCGAGTTCAGTGGAACCATCGCCGCTCCTCCGGCAAGCGGCCGAGCGCGACCATCGCCTGGTACGCGATGACGCTCACCACGACGCCCGCGATGATGAGCGCGGTGCCGGCCGGTGAGTCGTAGGCCACGATCGTCTCGTGGCGTGAGGCGATGACCAGGAGCAGCAGCCAGGGCGCTGCGACGCCCAGGCGGGCTGCATTTCGGATCCACGACTGGCGTGCGGTCACCTCGGCTCGCAATGCCGCATCTTCACGGAGATAGCCGGAGAGCCCTCTGAGCACTGCTGTGACATCGCTGCCGCCGACCTCGCGTGCCATGCGTAGCGTCTCGAGGATGCGATCGGCGACAGGGTCGGCCAGCGCGCCCTTCAGGGCGTCGAGGCAGGTGGAGAAGTTGCCGGTGCGACGGTATTCGGCCTCGAACGACGCGAACGCGCTTCGGGTGGCCGCCGGCCCGAGCTCGGCGAGTGCGCCGACGCTGTCGGGCAGCGACATTCCGGCCCGCACCGAGGCGACGAGGTGGTCGACGACGTCGGGCCAGACGGCGCGGTTCGCGGCCCGGCGGCGCGTCGCTCTGGCGCGAACGACGATCGGCACGAGGACCACCCCGAGCACGGCGGCGACGAACGTGACCACCGGGATCGCGAACACGGCCTGCGCGAGCGCTCCGGCCACGATGCCGAGGAACGCCGCGATGGCGATGATGACGCCCATCGGCACGCGGGCGAGGCCGGCGAGGGCGAGCTCGTCGCGGATGCGCCCGGTGGCGAGCGAC harbors:
- a CDS encoding DUF7507 domain-containing protein, whose amino-acid sequence is MSVPAGASSPAAAADPVGCSYGTPGPSANSICWLDLTAFNQAVAGSSAGQNMAISLRGGYTATFNFHVTGATYTTSALPRGSGYLGRGSPDAANGYPVPSYLGTTGRPAIGRSMLGSSVAEVRNFQILDSAGLPVSGYALVSADAESTANQETLTFTSNTSISKITGFGQGCNAQISGLGTTTVQCRGLTNSYPGAYGTALFRSVNSTFMSARMADNTNIGVQAVAFGVQLAAIRLNKTVASRFNPSDSFETSVTSPQGTTLGNATTGAAGTTSSTGVAEVIPPGAGQSYTLSEAMSPGSASPLAAYLTSWSCSNSRPGASTVLPSGSGTQKAIVPQVGDDIVCTITNTAQAPAIGAVKSASPSDAASFTVGRLITYTFVATNSGNVTLTDPTIREGTFTGSGTLSPIACPPTPSLAPGGQLTCTATYTITQADVDQGEIVNDVTATGTPPAGPDVVSPLATVTIPGDQSPAITLVKSAAPTQVTAAGQTVAYSFVVTNTGNVTVHAASVTETAFSGARAAPVISCPLAAASLVPGAFVTCTAPYTVAQADVDAGQITNTATATASAPDGSPVNAAPADAIVTAAAAPAIALVKTAAPTQVTAAGQTVTYSFLVTNAGNVTLHAASVTETAFSGTGPAPVISCPSAAASLAPTASVICTAPYTVTQADVDAGQITNTATTTASAPDDSTVSSAPADAVVTAPAAAAIGVVKSASPSDAASFTVGRLITYTFVATNTGNVTLTDPTIREGTFTGSGTLSPIACPPTPSLAPGGQLTCTATYTITQADVDQGEIVNDVTATGTPPAGPDVVSPLATVTIAGDPPPVDTPSPSPSPSPSAAAMATTGLTIHTQLLLFVTLTGLGIIAIVVSRRRRSTSQRRPDRAEPEQSKRYS
- the smpB gene encoding SsrA-binding protein SmpB — protein: MPRERGQKVVATNRKARHDYTVEDTYEAGMVLTGTEVKSLREGRASLVDGYAFIDGGEMWLDAVHIPEYTEGTWNNHSPRRKRKLLLHKQEIVKISHKTKEGGYTLVPLRIYFTDGRAKVEIAVAKGKREYDKRQALRERQDKREADRAMASRRNLGD
- the ftsX gene encoding permease-like cell division protein FtsX yields the protein MRLGLVLSEAANGLRRNASMVVSVVLVTFISLTFVGTAALLQLQIAQMKNYWYDRAQVAVYLCTAVSTTAGCTDGEATEEQKAAIEEQLSSDTLSPFIDEFYFEDHEQAYENFQEQFEGTPAADYVTPEVLNETFWVNLVDPSQSAVLVESLAGMVGVEQVVDQRRYLDQIFDVLNAASYTAIAIASIMLVAAALLIATTIRLSAFSRRRELGIMRLVGASNRFIQTPFVLEGVFAGLIGSLLAGGAVVAIVYFFVQGYLSESLSFTFVDLTDALLVVPLLILVGVLLAAVSAGIAITRYLKV
- the ftsE gene encoding cell division ATP-binding protein FtsE — its product is MIRFDSVTKTYPGQSRPALNDIGVEILRGEFVFLVGASGSGKSSFLRLILKEEKPSKGKIHVLGQDLGSISSRKVPYFRRHLGVVFQDFRLLPNKNVYENVAFTLRVIGKSRGFIQSAVPETLKLVGLDGKGKRMPHELSGGEQQRVAIARAIVNKPQILLADEPTGNLDPVTSAGIMTLLERINAGGTTVVMATHEAGIVDEMQRRVIELSAGDIVRDERSAGYGAALREPGDDETAEPIVAAEPMTSAAPKVNAEVMREAPPLYVEPEERDEVTDAAAAITAAATASVPITRADGDDADAEGAGRTGTKKTATAASPHLTLAERLGLRAPGGPREGDDDQEVGPTK
- the prfB gene encoding peptide chain release factor 2, which gives rise to MLDLDLTQEIAALRSTFRDIRSVVDVDGLQSEIERLSELAGAPDLWDDTANAQKVTSALSHRQSELARVKSIDSRLDDLEVLIELANEMGDEESATEARDELVQLQKAIGELEVQTLLDGEWDDRPAVITIRAGAGGVDAADFAEMLMRMYLRWAEKHGYSATVMDTSYAEEAGIKSATFEIDAPYAFGTLSVEAGTHRLVRMSPFGQAGKRQTSFAAVEVIPLMEETEAIEIPENDIRVDVFRSSGPGGQSVNTTDSAVRLTHIPTGTVVSMQNEKSQIQNRAAAMRVLQSRLLLLQKEQEAAQKKEFAGNITASWGDQMRSYVLAPYQMVKDLRTDYEVGNPSHVFDGDLDGFIAAGIKWRKQKVE
- a CDS encoding Hcp family type VI secretion system effector — encoded protein: MAVNTYLTFFDDADGESGAVGHEQWIELRSWNWAVTSTVAAHAGPGGGTGAGLGSGAGVATPTALRWEHAFDASSTRLLGFVASGRRLAKAELHVTRGGGHSGRDAWLAVTMRDLVITSVATSGASDGSVAQEVAMDFRSMSVEYRRQLHTGSLATPATFEWDIATGVSSTSP
- a CDS encoding MFS transporter, with amino-acid sequence MTDTTPPFSWRSIILPAYLPTLLFSLGEGAMIPVIPVVATDRGASLALAGLIAAMLMVGELAGDLPAGWLVARIGERNAMIAASMLAVVGVLIALVSPTTAALGIGVFLLGLATAVFGLARHAFLTSYVPEQVRARALSTLAGVFRGGWAIGPFIAAGLIAYTGSAELVFWVLVAACFAVVAVLLVLPDPERVFGAARLAREASASGEARTAGEAEADAASHGVFRAIVTHRAVLARIGSGVGVLAAMRASRTIILPLWAVSIGMPAEQAALVIGISASVDFALFYVSGQVMDRFGRLWSAIPGLVGLAAGHFVLAFTHDVPANVSWFTVAALVLGVANGLSSGVILTLGADLAPKANPAPFLGGYRTIGDAGQAAAPLALAAITSIATLAVASATMGVVGLVGAAILWRYIPRYVPRRPRGPRLPPSSP
- a CDS encoding alpha/beta fold hydrolase — protein: MVLVSGLGDTAEIWSTRADPANAQPTVYDDVAEFTRVCAYDRPGTGGSRSTAVAQPTSAQTSAGDLEKLLTASGETGPFVLVGHSYGGPIIRVFAGDHPTQASGLVLVDALSEDLQAGLTGEQQAIFEDLNAPPPQPDAEFFDLDTVVTELRESPHVPDVPVTVLTADIPQLTPELLASGQLPAGVDRVFADALWAAQMAAQKALPGKFQRAVHITDTGSDHYIQVGNPRLVIDSIAEIVDEVRGAERRR